Part of the Pseudomonas abietaniphila genome is shown below.
AGCCCCCAGCACGATCAGGGGAAACGGGACGTTGAATGCAAAAATGGCGACGAACGATGCTGCGGCAATCCCCCACAACCCGGTGTTCTTGAGCGTTCGCGATCCAATCCGGTGGGCCGCGTGAACCACAATCGCCGTCACGGCAGGTTTGATCCCGTAGAGAATACCGGCCACCCACGTAACCTCACCGAACGCGATATACAGCCAGGACAGGGCAATCAATACGAAGAGTGAGGGCAACACAAAGAGCGCGCCTGCAATCACGCCCCCTCGGGTGCGATGCATCAGCCAACCAATGTAGGTCGCCAGTTGCTGTGCTTCCGGACCGGGAAGCAACATGCAGTAGTTGAGCGCGTGCAAGAACCGCCGCTCGGAGATCCAGCGACGGCGTTCCACCAATTCCTGGTGCATCATCGAGATTTGGCCAGCCGGGCCACCGAAACTGATAAAACCCAGTTTCAGCCAGAACCAGAAGGCCTCGCGCAGGCTTATTTCCTGGGGAGCAGCCATTTCGGCTTGATCCTTTTTCGATTTATTCATGGGCGACTGCTTGTTGACCCTATCCGCTTATTAAGCCTGTTCAAGAAAGTCGATTGAACCGGGCGAGCCAGGCGGCACTCTCATCCGCGCAACCCATTTGAACATGCCGGCACCGCTGCCAAAAAGAGGCTGTTACGGTGCAGCGCTCGCGGACGTTTGCTAGAGGCGCGGGTCATATAAACCTGGTAACCGCTGGGGGACAGGCTTAGTTGATCTAACAGACAGCCCGCTATATCGGCCATAACACCGGAAAAAACGTTTAATAACCCCTACGCATCGACCAGCGGTAAACGTCAGAGCCCACGTTGCCGTCAGACTGGTGTGAAACTTGCGAGGGAATAACGCTTTATCGCTGAGTGCCGAGCTTAGTGATTTGCGAACAGGAGCATCAATGCAGGCACAACACGAAAAGAACTTCGACTATTGGTGGAACACATCCGGCCCGTGGGTGGAAGAACCCAACGTCCGCAGGCGCGGAACCAGCGGCGTACAGCGCGTCATACATGACGGAAACCTGGTGTATGTAAAGCGCCAGACTGGTCACCTGTCCCGCAGCATCCGGTATCCCTTCGGGCGCCCCACTGTCATGCGCGAAGGCAAGGCACTGTCTAAGTTATTGCAGCTGGGCGTCGCAGCGCCCGCCCCCCTCTTTTATGGGGCGCAAAAAGTGGATGGCGTTTGGCGCGGGATTCTGGTGACCAAAGATCTGGGCGGCTTTCAGGACCTGGACACGTGGTATTCGGAAGGCGGCCGTCAACGAATGACCGAAATCGAGCATCTCAAGATGCTGGACCAGTTGGCCCAACTTTTGGCACGTATGCATTTGGCACGCTGGCAACACGGCTGCATGCGTTCGAAGCATATTTTCATAAGGGTCAGGAATGGCAACGCTGGCCATGAATTCGACCTGGCGCTGCTGGACCTTGAGAAATCCCACGGAAGACTCACCGCGCTGGGGGCCGCGCGGCACGACATTTCCCAGCTAAGGCGCCATTCCTTCTGGAGTGAGTCGGAGTGGCAGGCGCTGATGTCTCGCTATGAGTCGGGTCTGGGTAAAACGATTGTCAGGCCTGCCCGCAGGCTCGCCTTAAGTGACGATGTGAAACGAAAATCCTGACCCTTTACTCAACGTTTACCGAGTCTGGACGTTCGTTTACACGCAATCGGTGTTTCATAGATCCATGGCGAACCCAAACACATCGCCTGAGGAGACACCATGTTTTCGAAGATGACCCAAGCCTTGATCCTGTCCGGTTGCCTGGTCGCTGCGGGTGCAGCATCCGCCGGTGAACGCAACGTGATAGTGCCCGTCATCGCCGGGGCCGCCGTGGGTGCCGTGTTGGCCACCGCGATCAGCAATTCGGGCCATGATCATTACCGCCCTCAGTACCAGGAATACCGGCCACAGCCGCGTTATCAACCGCAGTATCAGTACCAGCCGGTGGCTTATGTGCCGGTGGCCACGCGGGTTGAATACCGCCGCTTCGCCCCGCCACCGCCTCACGGCTATTACCACGGCGGCTACGATCGCCGGGGCTGGGATAACCGAGGCTACGATCGAGGTTACGACCATGGCCGGGGCGATGGCCGCTGGTAAGTCGCTGTAGGCAGACAGGCCGCCGTCATCACTGACGGCGGCCTTTTGCATGGGATCGGTCTACCCTGACTGTGCAATGAGGTTATAGCTCCACGCTGCGCCCACACTTGACGCCGTCGCTCAGGAGATCTCCATGCGCCGACTTTGGCAACGCTATCTGGCGTTACTCGACAACGATCTCAGCCCGAAAATATTCGACAATTTCAAAAACATGGTGCTGTGCGCCCTGTTGCTTGCGGCGGGCACGGATGCACTGCGCAAGGGTCACCCGCTGTTCATGAGTCCCGTGGACTCCAGCACCACCGGATGGGGTCTGATCGCGATCGCGGCGATCCTGATGGTGCTGAACCTCAGCGACGGTATTCGCCGGCTGTCCCGTCTGCGCTATCACACCGTTTGGCAGATCCTGATCGTCGTCCTGTACGTGCTGATCTCGGAGCGCGTGGTGGAGCTGGTGTGGAACTATCGGGCCGAGTGATACAGCCGTGATCGCGGCGGGCCTCGGTTTCAGATCCCACGTACGAATCGCTGTTCCACGGCGGCCACGTCGCGTTTCAGAGGGTGCTCAGGCACAAACCCGCAGCGCTCGAGCACCTTTTTAGAACCGGCATTTTCCGGAAACACATACGCCACCAGTTGCGTCAGCGCCCAGCGCGTCCGGGCCTGCCCGATCAGGTGTTCCAGCGCCTGGGTCGCCAGCCCTTGTCCGCAGGCGCTTTGCGCGATTCGATAGCCGACCTCCGCAACGCCCGCATTCGTATCAATACCCTTCAAGTTGGCGCGGCCGACGACTCTTCCCCTCGAGTCCTCGAGCACAAAGGGATGCCAGACACCCCGCGCGAAACCGGACAGATACTCCTCGATATGTTCGTTAACGCCTGCCACTGAGTAGAACGAAGGCGCGCGGCCATCGATATGGGATTCGAACCACGCGCGGTTCTCCGTTTCGAATGCCAGCAGCGCTTCGGTGTCGGTGTGGCGCAGCTCGCGAACACTGAATGATTCCCTCAAACCCCTCTCCTTTTTTCATCGGTCCGTGACGGCGCAGGACGACTGCGCCGCTGGCACAGTGCCCGAGAATCGCCTTTCATCGCGCTAAAGCCTCATCGGAAACCGCGCCACGAAGCACGTTCCCTGATCCGGCGACGAACTGACCGAAAGCGTGCCGCCATGGCCTTCGAGAATCTGTGAAGCGATGTAAAGCCCAAGGCCCAGGCCCTCTCCCCTCTGCCCTCCATCCGAGCGCTTGAAGGGCTGAAAGAGCAGCGGGATCAATGCATCGGGAATACACGCCCCATGATTGGTCACCGACAAAACACATTCATCGCCCTCGGTTGTCGCCACGATCCGGACCGGCGATTCGCGGGTGCCATGGGTCACGGCGTTGCCCACCAGATTGGACAGCAATTGCCCGATGCGCGTCGGGTCACAATAAATGCCCGAAGGGATCGTGAAGTCCTGTTCAATCTGCACACCCGGCTCCGCCGCCTGGATCTCCGCGATGACCGAACTGAGCACGGCCCCCAGATCGTCCACCCGCGTGCGCCTGACCGGAATCCCGCCACCGAGTCGGCCACGGGCGAAATCCAGCACGTCCTCGATCAAGGCGCCCATGCGCTGCGAACTCTTGCGGATCGCACTGGCCAGTCCACGCTCGCGCTTGTCCTCAAGTCTGGATTCAAGCAGGTCGGCGCTCATACGTATGGCGCTGAGCGGCGTGCGCAGGTCGTGGCCGAGCACAGCAATGAACTGCTCGCGCAGACGACCGGCTTCGGTGGCATCGGCCAGAGCGGTTTCAGATCGTTGCAAATCATCACGCAAGTCCAGGTGCATCGCGATCAACTGAGCGAATAACCCCAGGGTCTTGACGACTGCACACTCATCGAAGTGCGCAGGCAACGTGTCGATGGCGCACAGAGTGCCGAAAAACTCGCCGTTGCCTTTGACGATCGGGATCGAGACGTAACTTTCCAGCCGGTAGGTTTTAGGCGTGTGGTGTTTCGAGTAGATCGGATGTTCACTGGCGTGGGTGAACACCACCGGTCGCCGGCTCTGCCTGATTTCATGACAGATGGTCGACTCCAAGACCAACTGACCTCCGGGCTTGAGGCCAAAGTCGATGGCGTCATCGACCGCCAACGCGACCCAATGCGACTCCGTGACCCGTGCGACCGCCGCAAAGCGCATACCGGTCACATGTTTGACCATGTCCAGAATGATCGGGACTGCGTCGATCCTGGCGACGGCGGCGATATCCTGGGTGAACGTATCGTTTTCAGCCATCAGCTCGCCTGAAGGTGGATAAATTGGAAGGAGGCTATCAGCCACAACGCGAGCGATCTTATCGCAACGGTCAGGAAAACGAATACTGAATCCGTTGATGGAGAGGGGATCTCGCACTCCCCTCCTCTTCAGCCGACGACCGGCGCGTGCTCGGCCATCAACTCGATCATCCAGTCGATGAAAACCCGCAGCTTGAGGCTGATGTGCCGATTGGGCGGAAACGCCACGAACATGGGCATCGTGTCCAGACGCCAGTCCTCGAACAACGGCAGCAGGTCACCACTGGCCAGTGGCGCCCGGGCCATGTAATGCGGCAGCCAGAGTATGCCCATCCCGGCCAGACCCGCGGCCATGTAGGCATTGCCGTCGTCCACGGATAGCACGTAACGGCCTTGCACCTGAAGGGTGTCTTCGCCTTTGTGCATGACCATCGGAAACAGCTTGCCAGTGCGTGCCCAACGATAACCCACGATCCGTTGATGGGTATCTTCCAGTTCTCGCGGATGAGCAGGCCGTCCTGCTCGCGCCAGATAATCGGGCGCCGCATACACCCCCAACTGCAGATCGCCTATACGTCGCGCCATCAGCGACTGATCGGTCAACTCACCGCCGCGCACCACACAATCGATGTTCTCGCCGATGATGTCGACCATCCGGTCACTGACGCCCAGGTCGATCTGGATGTCGGGGTAGCGCGCGTGAAACGCAGGCAGCGCCGGAATCAGGATCAGACGCGCGAACGGACTCGGAACGTCCACGCGCAAGCGTCCACGAGGCAACGTCGCGGCGCTCGACAAGCCAGTTTCCGCATCGTCCAGATCGGCCAACACCCGCACTGCGCGCTCGTAATACGCAGCACCATCGGCCGTCACGTTGACCTTCCGCGTGGTGCGGTTGAGCAGCTTGACCCGCAAGCGCGCTTCCAGCTGCTGCACCAGTTGGGTCACGCTGGTCTTGCTCAAGTGCAGCGTTGCAGCGGCCTTGGTGAAACTGCCGGTTTCCACCACTCGAACGAAGGCCTGCATGGCATCGAAACGGTCCATCACCACTCCCGAAAATGAAGGTGATTGTTTGGGATTTACAAACAGTCCTGATCAAGGTTGCTCGTTTATCGGCGGTGCGCAAGCCCTTTACAGTCTCCTCATCGCCAATAACGGGTCACACGCGACCCACAGATGGAGGCTTCAAATGACCGTTCGCAACGTGGTTTTCCCCGCTGGACGCCAGGCGCTTTACGACATCAACCGGTATTCGCCGGCCATCAAATCCAACGGTTTGTTGTTCGTCTCGGGACAGGTCGGCAGCCGCGAAGATGGCTCCCCCGAACCCGATCTGCAAGCGCAGGTCAGGCTGGCCTTCAACAACCTCAACGCCATCCTCGACGCGGCAGGTTGCACCTTCGATGACGTGATCGACGTCACGGTCTTCATGGTCGATCCGCAGTCGCGATTCGAAAGAATCTGGGCCGTCGTGCAGGAGTTCTGGGGGCAAGCGCCGCACCCGACCGTGACGGCTGTCGGTGTGAGCTGGCTGTACGGTTTTGATTTCGAGATAAAAGTCATTGCCAAATTGCCGGAGGGTGACGCCGCCTAATAACGCCCGGACTCGGCGTCTTCACGCCTTAACCGATACACCAGACTCGCCGCCTGTCCCGGCACATCGTCCAGGGTGTCGATACGCAGCATGCCGACCTTTTCCAGTACGCGTATCGACGCCTGGTGGTGAGGTCTGACCACGGCGAAGACTTCCGGCACGTTCAGCTCGGCGAATGCACAGTCGAGCGCCGCCTGACTGAGTTCCGTCGCGAAGCCTTTGCCCCACGCCTGGGTGCCAAACCGGTAACCCAGGTTCAGACGCTCGACCGTGAGGTATCTACGCGCGTCGATCCC
Proteins encoded:
- a CDS encoding lipopolysaccharide kinase InaA family protein, whose translation is MQAQHEKNFDYWWNTSGPWVEEPNVRRRGTSGVQRVIHDGNLVYVKRQTGHLSRSIRYPFGRPTVMREGKALSKLLQLGVAAPAPLFYGAQKVDGVWRGILVTKDLGGFQDLDTWYSEGGRQRMTEIEHLKMLDQLAQLLARMHLARWQHGCMRSKHIFIRVRNGNAGHEFDLALLDLEKSHGRLTALGAARHDISQLRRHSFWSESEWQALMSRYESGLGKTIVRPARRLALSDDVKRKS
- a CDS encoding LysR family transcriptional regulator, coding for MDRFDAMQAFVRVVETGSFTKAAATLHLSKTSVTQLVQQLEARLRVKLLNRTTRKVNVTADGAAYYERAVRVLADLDDAETGLSSAATLPRGRLRVDVPSPFARLILIPALPAFHARYPDIQIDLGVSDRMVDIIGENIDCVVRGGELTDQSLMARRIGDLQLGVYAAPDYLARAGRPAHPRELEDTHQRIVGYRWARTGKLFPMVMHKGEDTLQVQGRYVLSVDDGNAYMAAGLAGMGILWLPHYMARAPLASGDLLPLFEDWRLDTMPMFVAFPPNRHISLKLRVFIDWMIELMAEHAPVVG
- a CDS encoding GNAT family N-acetyltransferase, with the translated sequence MHKTTARLVLRPPVPDDLDRLFAIYGDPATNRFNPSGPLSSIEQAQWLLDGWMAHWKAHGYGQWVICTRESPDEIIGFGGIDARRYLTVERLNLGYRFGTQAWGKGFATELSQAALDCAFAELNVPEVFAVVRPHHQASIRVLEKVGMLRIDTLDDVPGQAASLVYRLRREDAESGRY
- a CDS encoding RidA family protein; translated protein: MTVRNVVFPAGRQALYDINRYSPAIKSNGLLFVSGQVGSREDGSPEPDLQAQVRLAFNNLNAILDAAGCTFDDVIDVTVFMVDPQSRFERIWAVVQEFWGQAPHPTVTAVGVSWLYGFDFEIKVIAKLPEGDAA
- a CDS encoding GNAT family N-acetyltransferase, coding for MRESFSVRELRHTDTEALLAFETENRAWFESHIDGRAPSFYSVAGVNEHIEEYLSGFARGVWHPFVLEDSRGRVVGRANLKGIDTNAGVAEVGYRIAQSACGQGLATQALEHLIGQARTRWALTQLVAYVFPENAGSKKVLERCGFVPEHPLKRDVAAVEQRFVRGI
- a CDS encoding GAF domain-containing sensor histidine kinase, with protein sequence MAENDTFTQDIAAVARIDAVPIILDMVKHVTGMRFAAVARVTESHWVALAVDDAIDFGLKPGGQLVLESTICHEIRQSRRPVVFTHASEHPIYSKHHTPKTYRLESYVSIPIVKGNGEFFGTLCAIDTLPAHFDECAVVKTLGLFAQLIAMHLDLRDDLQRSETALADATEAGRLREQFIAVLGHDLRTPLSAIRMSADLLESRLEDKRERGLASAIRKSSQRMGALIEDVLDFARGRLGGGIPVRRTRVDDLGAVLSSVIAEIQAAEPGVQIEQDFTIPSGIYCDPTRIGQLLSNLVGNAVTHGTRESPVRIVATTEGDECVLSVTNHGACIPDALIPLLFQPFKRSDGGQRGEGLGLGLYIASQILEGHGGTLSVSSSPDQGTCFVARFPMRL